In the Pseudoalteromonas sp. A25 genome, ATGCGCTGACAGAGTGAGTAATTTGTTCATTACTAAAGCCTAAGCCATGCAGTAATTCACCGGCTTTTGCTTCAATGCTATACCCTTTCATCAGTTCTAGCTGTTGATGAACTTTGGCTTGTTTTGCGCCATCTTGAGCTTGCTCTGCTTCTTGTAATGCAACACGACATTGGTAATATTCAGGATGCCCTTGCAGCACATAATCTAGTGCACTTATCTCTAGTGCAGGGGTTTCTTGTTTTACTGAGGCAATAGACCAGTCTTTGGGAATTTGTAACTCACCGGCATCGAGGGTTAGCTCTCCTTTAAGTAGCGCAAAAAGCGAAGATTTTCCGCTACCATTTGCGCCAACAAGGCCGACTTTATGTTCAGGGAACAAAGTTGCACTGGCATTTTTTAGTAGGCTTTTAGTACCGCGCAGTAATTCAATATCAGACAGCTGGATCATAGTGTTTTATTGTTAAACCCGAATAATCGACATCATATCATGAACGATTGTGTTTAAGTCAGCACAGAAACATCGATAATTGATGAATACAATTAACAAGCATATCCTCGCTCATTGGTTTAGGTTAAAATAGCGACTATTGAAGTTTGGCGAATAGTTGTAGGGGCGGCCATGAGACAAAAAAAGCGTTTTATTGCGGGGGCTTCTTGTCCAGAGTGTAAAGAGCTCGATGTGATGATGTTGTTTAAAGAACATGATGTAGAAAAAGTGGAATGTGTAAAATGTGGTCATGTGATGACGCAGCCAAAAGAAGCTGTACAGGCGTCGACTCGTCAGTTTGAGCAGGTCATTGGAGTGTTTAAGCCAGAGTGAACCTCTGGCTTAGTGGTTTAGTAATGTGGCGGCGGTGGCTCTTGGTTTTGTGGCATTAAGCCCTCTTCGCGGCCTTCCTTTATTTTTTCACCCAACAACTCAATCTGACGCTGCATTTTGGCTAACCTTTGTTGATGCATTTTGAGTTCATCATTGAGTGTTTCAATGGTATCGTCTTGAAAAGCAATTTTTGCTTCTAGCTCCATAACGCGGTTTTCTAATTCTGTCATTGGGACTCCAATTGATTAAAACGCTCTAATAAACCGCTGGAACTTTCGGTCATTAAAGCATTATCTTGTTCGATAAATGTAACATCGAATACCACTGCTGATTTAGGCCGGCTGCCTTCTCGTGGCTGAACTTTCCAAAGGCCGAGTTTTTCTCCATCCTTTACCCGCCATAATGTCAGCTCTCTATTGGGGGAGCCTGTGGCAAGTAAAGTGCCTGATTGATTAAAGCGCACCGCACTAAATATTTTCTGGCGCGCAATATACTGCAATTGCGACACGAGATCACCTGAAGTTAATTGCCAGATACTGGCTTTTTTTAAACTGTCGGCTGTGAATGCGTATTGGCCTGACGCATCCAATGCTACTTTTGTCACTCTACTTGGGTGATTGAAACGGTGAATGACTTGACCTGTGCGGGTGTCCCAGAAGTAGGCGCTGTAGTCGTTAGCTCCGGTGAGCGCAAAGGCACCATTAGGGGATAAAGCGATAGAATTAATTTTTTCTTGGTGACCAAGGAACTCTATGCGTCTTCCACTTTCTAAGTCCAGATGTACAGCCACGTTGTCACTGCGGCCATACAATACAAAGCGGCCTTGATTGCTAACAGCAATGTCTCTGATAGTACCTGTTTGGATACGATAATAACCAAGGTTTTTACCTGTGGTAATATCCCAAATGGCAAAGGTCTCATTTTCTGCGGTGACTGCAACACTGTTGTCGTAGGCAATGGCCAATGAATGGACTAGGTTGCCATCAGGCTTGGATTGTTGCCATTGATATTTTAGTCCATGGACTTGATTGTCCCAGAGACTGACACCATGTTCTACAGATGACACTAAACTGTAACGGCCATCGTGTGAAATAGCGGCAGCAAAAGCGCCTCGGGCGGCATGCTCAACGGTTAAATCGGCTTTTTTGTCAGCTGGTGTGCAGCTACTTAATAAAAATAGCGCGATGAGCAGTAATAAGCGATCAAGTTTGGGCATAATATGGGTATTTCCCCTTAACGCTGTGAGTTACAC is a window encoding:
- a CDS encoding WD40 repeat domain-containing protein — its product is MPKLDRLLLLIALFLLSSCTPADKKADLTVEHAARGAFAAAISHDGRYSLVSSVEHGVSLWDNQVHGLKYQWQQSKPDGNLVHSLAIAYDNSVAVTAENETFAIWDITTGKNLGYYRIQTGTIRDIAVSNQGRFVLYGRSDNVAVHLDLESGRRIEFLGHQEKINSIALSPNGAFALTGANDYSAYFWDTRTGQVIHRFNHPSRVTKVALDASGQYAFTADSLKKASIWQLTSGDLVSQLQYIARQKIFSAVRFNQSGTLLATGSPNRELTLWRVKDGEKLGLWKVQPREGSRPKSAVVFDVTFIEQDNALMTESSSGLLERFNQLESQ
- a CDS encoding SlyX family protein — translated: MTELENRVMELEAKIAFQDDTIETLNDELKMHQQRLAKMQRQIELLGEKIKEGREEGLMPQNQEPPPPHY
- a CDS encoding YheV family putative zinc ribbon protein — protein: MRQKKRFIAGASCPECKELDVMMLFKEHDVEKVECVKCGHVMTQPKEAVQASTRQFEQVIGVFKPE